Proteins from one Paraburkholderia sp. BL10I2N1 genomic window:
- the wrbA gene encoding NAD(P)H:quinone oxidoreductase, which yields MAKVLVLYYSMYGHIETMAEAVAEGARSVAGTEVTIKRVAETIPADQAAAYGVKLDQKAPVATPNELASYDAIIFGTPTRFGNMAGQMRTFLDQTGGLWMKGALIGKIGSVFASTGTQHGGQETTITSFHSTLLHQGMVIVGVPYACAGLTNMVEITGGSPYGATTLAGADGKRQPSANELDIARYQGKHVAELASKLAG from the coding sequence ATGGCAAAAGTACTCGTGCTTTACTACTCGATGTACGGTCATATCGAAACGATGGCTGAAGCGGTGGCCGAAGGCGCACGATCGGTCGCCGGCACCGAGGTGACGATCAAACGTGTCGCGGAGACGATTCCGGCGGACCAGGCCGCAGCCTACGGAGTCAAACTCGACCAGAAAGCGCCTGTGGCGACACCGAACGAACTCGCCAGTTACGATGCCATCATCTTCGGGACGCCAACGCGCTTCGGCAATATGGCCGGTCAGATGCGCACCTTCCTCGACCAGACCGGAGGACTCTGGATGAAAGGCGCGCTCATCGGAAAGATAGGGAGCGTGTTCGCATCGACCGGTACCCAGCACGGCGGCCAGGAAACCACCATCACCTCGTTTCACAGCACACTGCTGCATCAAGGCATGGTCATCGTGGGCGTGCCGTATGCATGCGCCGGTCTCACCAACATGGTCGAGATCACGGGGGGATCACCCTACGGGGCAACCACGCTGGCAGGCGCCGACGGCAAACGGCAACCCTCGGCGAATGAACTGGATATCGCGCGGTACCAGGGCAAACACGTTGCCGAACTTGCGTCGAAGCTCGCTGGCTAG
- the catC gene encoding muconolactone Delta-isomerase, whose translation MLFHVEMTVNLPHDMDPEHAARLKADEKAMSQRLQKEGVWRHLWRIAGHYANISVFDVDSPAHLHDVLSQLPLFPYMDLQVRALCRHASSIRDDDR comes from the coding sequence ATGCTGTTTCACGTTGAAATGACGGTCAACCTGCCACACGACATGGATCCTGAGCACGCAGCGCGTCTGAAGGCCGACGAGAAGGCGATGTCGCAGAGGCTGCAGAAGGAAGGGGTATGGCGTCATCTGTGGCGGATCGCCGGACACTACGCCAATATCAGCGTGTTCGATGTCGATAGCCCGGCGCACCTGCACGATGTGCTGAGCCAGCTGCCGCTTTTCCCGTACATGGATCTCCAGGTGCGGGCGTTGTGCCGGCATGCATCGTCGATTCGTGACGACGATCGCTGA
- a CDS encoding methyl-accepting chemotaxis protein yields MKGMMGTMRFTIIVGATVCVVMLAAMSSFSAIGLSRLNTRVADVYLKGALPIANLGDMRKAQLDIRLQLRRIQATTDASTVSSFTDAIREDEDLLHKAWNDYYASGAASGEGRAVADRIVALLPRIMDGDAKITSAYAAGDRDTAEKYIVADEAVWKALTAAIDDGVDVTRSEAGKWADQGHATYHTTLILALTMSGMGLLIAIAISIYLLRSISRPLEKSIGVAGNISVGKLENNLIVDCGGEFGQLLAALKRMDEQLSSTVRRILASAASVGRSSHEIASGNMELSSRTEEQASSLEETAASMTQLTETVKQNADNAMQANELATGAASLADTGNEAVQGMVGTIEKIASSSSKISDITGVIEGIAFQTNILALNAAVEAARAGEQGRGFAVVASEVRSLAQRSAAAAKEIKELIGASVAMIQEGARQATDVGATMTHVKQAIRSVSDIVAEIARASDEQSRGIEQVGQAISQMDEVTQQNATLVEQAAAAAQSLQEQAKNLGGAVSVFVSRQGTEGTVASERRQVEEQLEAPVV; encoded by the coding sequence ATGAAAGGCATGATGGGAACGATGCGCTTCACGATCATTGTGGGTGCGACTGTCTGCGTTGTTATGCTGGCTGCGATGAGTTCCTTTAGCGCTATCGGACTATCCAGGCTAAATACACGTGTCGCGGACGTTTACCTCAAAGGCGCGCTTCCTATTGCGAACCTCGGCGACATGCGCAAGGCGCAGTTGGACATACGCTTACAGTTGCGCCGCATACAGGCAACGACCGATGCGTCCACTGTCTCATCGTTCACGGATGCAATTCGCGAAGATGAAGACCTCCTACATAAGGCGTGGAATGACTACTACGCCAGTGGGGCTGCGAGTGGCGAAGGACGGGCTGTGGCCGACCGCATTGTGGCGTTACTTCCTCGGATCATGGATGGTGACGCGAAAATTACTTCGGCCTATGCGGCCGGCGACCGAGATACTGCGGAAAAATATATCGTCGCCGATGAAGCGGTCTGGAAAGCACTGACGGCTGCCATTGATGATGGCGTCGATGTTACACGTTCTGAAGCGGGAAAATGGGCCGACCAGGGGCATGCGACCTATCATACAACGCTGATTCTCGCGTTGACGATGTCGGGTATGGGCCTACTCATAGCAATCGCTATTAGTATCTATCTCCTGCGTTCGATCTCGCGCCCCCTCGAAAAATCAATAGGTGTCGCCGGTAACATCTCTGTCGGCAAGCTGGAGAACAATTTAATCGTCGACTGCGGAGGTGAATTCGGTCAGTTGCTCGCGGCTCTGAAAAGGATGGATGAGCAGCTATCGTCGACGGTTCGCCGCATACTGGCGTCCGCTGCCTCGGTTGGGCGTTCGTCCCACGAAATCGCAAGCGGCAATATGGAACTCTCCTCACGAACTGAAGAACAAGCTTCGTCGCTGGAGGAAACGGCAGCGAGCATGACGCAGCTGACGGAGACCGTGAAGCAGAATGCAGACAATGCAATGCAGGCGAATGAACTCGCGACTGGCGCAGCCAGTCTAGCCGACACGGGTAACGAAGCAGTGCAAGGCATGGTTGGAACTATTGAGAAAATCGCCAGCAGCTCGTCCAAGATTTCAGATATCACGGGCGTGATAGAAGGCATCGCGTTTCAAACAAACATTCTTGCCTTGAACGCCGCAGTTGAAGCGGCGCGCGCCGGCGAGCAGGGACGCGGATTTGCGGTCGTTGCCAGTGAGGTGCGCAGCCTTGCCCAACGGTCTGCGGCTGCGGCTAAGGAAATCAAGGAACTGATTGGCGCGTCGGTGGCGATGATTCAGGAGGGTGCTCGCCAAGCTACGGACGTGGGCGCAACCATGACGCACGTCAAGCAGGCCATCCGCAGCGTCTCAGATATCGTTGCCGAAATAGCACGCGCGTCCGACGAGCAAAGCCGCGGGATCGAGCAGGTCGGGCAGGCGATATCGCAGATGGACGAGGTGACGCAACAGAATGCGACGCTTGTCGAACAGGCGGCCGCCGCCGCGCAGTCACTCCAGGAGCAAGCAAAAAATCTAGGCGGCGCGGTATCGGTCTTCGTGTCGAGGCAGGGCACTGAAGGAACGGTGGCATCCGAACGCCGCCAGGTTGAGGAGCAGCTAGAAGCTCCCGTCGTTTAG
- a CDS encoding SDR family oxidoreductase, which translates to MHRLSGKVAIVTGASAGIGRATAKLFATEGARVVVAARREVELETLVGEIVGEGGEAAFLAGDVRSEDFAKAVVALAVSRFGRLDIAFNNAGTLGEMGPSTEVSAAGWSDALATNLTSAFLGAKHQIPEMVKQGGGSIIFTSTFVGYTFAFPGTAAYAASKSGLIGLTQALAAEYGPQNIRVNAVLPGAVDTQMYRDMNNTAESQAFITNLHALKRVAKPEELARSVLYLASDDSSFVTGTASLIDGGASISRT; encoded by the coding sequence ATGCACCGCTTGTCAGGAAAAGTCGCCATTGTGACCGGCGCCAGCGCGGGAATCGGACGGGCGACCGCGAAGCTGTTCGCCACGGAAGGCGCCAGGGTGGTGGTCGCTGCGCGCCGTGAGGTCGAACTCGAAACGCTGGTGGGCGAGATTGTCGGGGAGGGCGGAGAGGCCGCGTTTCTGGCTGGCGACGTGCGCTCGGAAGACTTCGCGAAAGCAGTCGTCGCTCTGGCCGTCAGCCGTTTCGGCCGTCTGGACATTGCCTTTAACAATGCCGGCACGCTGGGTGAAATGGGGCCGTCAACCGAGGTCTCCGCAGCAGGCTGGTCGGACGCGCTGGCGACCAACCTGACGAGTGCATTTCTGGGCGCGAAGCACCAGATTCCGGAGATGGTGAAGCAGGGCGGCGGATCAATCATCTTCACGTCGACGTTTGTCGGGTACACGTTCGCATTTCCTGGAACGGCGGCGTACGCGGCGAGTAAATCCGGGCTGATCGGCCTGACTCAGGCGCTCGCGGCCGAATACGGGCCACAGAACATACGCGTGAACGCAGTGTTGCCCGGCGCCGTGGATACGCAGATGTATCGCGATATGAACAATACGGCCGAGTCGCAGGCATTCATCACGAACCTGCATGCGCTCAAGCGCGTGGCCAAACCGGAAGAACTGGCCCGTTCAGTGCTTTACCTCGCGTCCGACGATTCATCGTTTGTGACTGGCACTGCTTCGCTGATCGACGGCGGGGCTTCGATTTCCCGCACCTGA
- a CDS encoding MBL fold metallo-hydrolase → MSDETLIPPRDDKPVLHYPCGEAPAAGTVSEIAPGVLWLRMPMPLALNHINLWALRDGNGWAVVDTGLQTSDTAAAWHQLFADGGALAQGRLTRVFATHMHPDHIGMAGWLTRKFDCRLWMTRMEYLMCRVLAAGTGRAAPDDGVRFYRQAGWDDDAIELYRMRFGGFGKFVHAFPDSFRRLSDGETLNIGEHSWRVVTGNGHSPEHACFYCAESKLLISGDQVLPRISSNVSVFPTEPDANPMEDWLASLDKLQQMIPDDVLVLPAHNEPFRGLHERLDYLRRSHHATLDRLRQALVQPKRAVDVFPQLFSRPISSAEPGSLGMATGESIAHLNYLLHRGEAEMELRSDGCAWYRLSRSIN, encoded by the coding sequence ATGAGTGACGAGACTCTCATTCCTCCTCGAGACGATAAGCCCGTTCTTCACTACCCTTGTGGCGAAGCGCCCGCAGCCGGGACGGTCAGCGAAATTGCGCCGGGCGTGCTGTGGTTGCGCATGCCGATGCCGCTCGCGCTCAACCACATCAATCTATGGGCATTGCGTGACGGCAACGGATGGGCAGTCGTCGACACCGGCCTGCAAACCAGCGACACGGCAGCGGCTTGGCACCAACTGTTTGCCGACGGCGGTGCTTTGGCGCAAGGCAGACTGACGCGCGTCTTCGCCACGCACATGCACCCTGACCATATCGGCATGGCAGGGTGGCTCACGCGGAAGTTCGACTGCCGGCTTTGGATGACCCGCATGGAATATCTGATGTGCCGGGTCTTGGCCGCCGGTACCGGACGAGCCGCACCGGACGACGGCGTGCGCTTCTACCGGCAGGCGGGCTGGGACGACGACGCGATCGAGCTCTACAGGATGCGATTCGGCGGCTTTGGCAAGTTCGTGCACGCGTTTCCGGATAGCTTCCGTCGGCTTAGCGACGGCGAGACCCTGAACATTGGTGAGCATTCCTGGCGTGTTGTAACTGGCAATGGGCACTCGCCGGAACATGCATGCTTCTACTGCGCCGAATCGAAACTATTGATCTCCGGCGACCAGGTATTGCCGCGGATCTCATCCAATGTCTCGGTCTTCCCGACCGAACCGGACGCCAACCCGATGGAGGACTGGTTAGCATCCCTCGACAAACTGCAGCAAATGATCCCCGACGACGTCCTCGTGCTGCCCGCACACAACGAGCCGTTCAGGGGACTTCACGAGCGCCTTGACTATTTGAGACGAAGCCACCATGCGACGCTCGACCGGCTAAGACAGGCTCTGGTTCAGCCGAAGCGCGCAGTGGATGTATTCCCGCAGCTTTTCTCACGTCCGATCAGCTCGGCGGAGCCGGGCTCGCTCGGCATGGCCACCGGCGAGAGCATCGCACACCTGAACTACCTGTTGCACCGCGGCGAAGCTGAGATGGAACTTCGGTCCGACGGTTGCGCATGGTATCGCCTGAGCCGCTCGATCAATTGA
- a CDS encoding FAD-binding oxidoreductase, translating to MTAFKLRIEPAGVEIPCSAEGSLLDAALAAGYFPRHSCRRGQCNACEARVVSGDARYPSGFEPEGVRDGYVLTCQARCTTDVTIEAQEVASTPGQRVLQTGARVLEVQRVSEDVARVRLAVPTETGFAFQPGQYVEVILRDGARRSYSMANAPDGSGTIEWHVRAVPSGRFSNHVYRSLKPRDMLRIEGPFGTFMLRDSSAPVIFLASGTGYAPIAAMLKAHETVIQQRGAVLYWGGVRLSDLYAYDEVCAWEQAHPGFRFVPVLSGDEPGWTGRKGFVHEAVSADFPNLSQHEVYACGNPLMVDAAGHTFTQANGLPAGNFFSDAFVTRPEPVKTDERV from the coding sequence ATGACTGCATTCAAGCTGAGAATCGAGCCGGCGGGTGTCGAAATTCCGTGTTCCGCCGAGGGCAGCCTGCTCGATGCCGCGCTGGCTGCCGGTTACTTTCCGCGTCATAGCTGTCGGCGTGGCCAATGTAACGCGTGCGAGGCGCGCGTCGTGTCCGGCGACGCGCGCTATCCGAGCGGATTCGAGCCGGAAGGCGTGCGCGACGGTTACGTCTTGACCTGTCAGGCTCGCTGCACGACGGATGTCACGATCGAGGCCCAGGAGGTCGCGTCCACTCCGGGGCAGCGTGTTTTGCAGACAGGCGCGCGGGTGCTGGAAGTCCAGCGGGTGAGCGAGGACGTGGCCCGCGTGCGGCTGGCAGTGCCAACGGAAACGGGTTTTGCTTTTCAGCCAGGGCAGTATGTGGAAGTGATCTTGCGGGATGGGGCGCGGCGCAGCTACTCAATGGCGAACGCGCCCGACGGGAGCGGAACGATCGAGTGGCATGTCCGCGCGGTGCCAAGCGGGCGCTTCTCGAACCACGTCTACCGCTCGCTGAAGCCGCGTGACATGCTGCGAATCGAGGGACCATTTGGCACGTTCATGCTACGAGATTCGTCTGCGCCCGTTATCTTCCTGGCCTCGGGAACGGGTTACGCGCCGATTGCGGCGATGCTGAAGGCGCATGAGACGGTCATCCAGCAACGTGGCGCGGTGCTCTATTGGGGAGGCGTGCGTCTTAGCGATCTCTACGCATACGACGAGGTATGCGCGTGGGAGCAGGCCCATCCCGGGTTCCGCTTCGTTCCGGTTCTGTCGGGCGACGAGCCCGGTTGGACCGGACGCAAAGGCTTCGTGCATGAGGCCGTGTCTGCGGATTTCCCGAATCTTTCGCAGCATGAAGTTTACGCCTGTGGCAACCCGCTGATGGTCGACGCAGCGGGGCACACCTTCACTCAAGCGAACGGACTTCCCGCGGGAAATTTCTTCAGCGATGCGTTCGTCACTAGACCGGAGCCGGTGAAGACCGACGAAAGGGTATGA
- a CDS encoding FAD-binding protein: protein MTILVIAEHDNASIKGATLNTVAAAQKIGGDVHVLVAGHNAHGAAEAAAKIAGVAKVLLADAPHLAEGLAENVEATVLDIAKDYSHIVAAATAYGKNIAPRVAAKLDVAQISEITAVVSADTFERPIYAGNAIATVQSGDAIKVITVRATGFDAVAAEGGSASVDKIEAAGDRGISQFVNREVTKLDRPELTSANIIVSGGRGLGSGENYTKVLEPLADKLGAALGASRAAVDAGYVPNDYQVGQTGKIVAPQLYVAVGISGAIQHLAGMKDSKVIVAINKDPDAPIFSVADYGLVGDLFVAVPELSERIN from the coding sequence ATGACGATTCTGGTAATTGCGGAACATGACAACGCGTCGATCAAGGGCGCGACGCTGAACACAGTTGCTGCTGCACAGAAGATTGGCGGCGACGTCCACGTGCTGGTCGCCGGCCACAATGCGCATGGCGCAGCCGAGGCAGCGGCCAAGATCGCGGGCGTGGCGAAGGTGCTGCTGGCCGATGCGCCGCATCTGGCCGAAGGCTTGGCGGAAAACGTCGAAGCCACGGTGCTGGACATTGCGAAGGATTACTCGCACATCGTGGCGGCGGCAACGGCCTATGGTAAGAACATTGCACCACGCGTGGCGGCCAAGCTGGATGTGGCGCAGATCAGCGAAATCACGGCTGTGGTGTCCGCCGATACGTTCGAGCGTCCGATCTACGCGGGCAATGCCATCGCCACGGTGCAATCGGGCGACGCGATCAAGGTCATCACGGTGCGTGCGACGGGCTTCGATGCGGTAGCGGCCGAAGGCGGCAGCGCATCGGTGGACAAGATCGAAGCCGCAGGTGACCGTGGCATTTCGCAGTTCGTCAACCGCGAAGTGACGAAGCTCGATCGCCCGGAGCTCACGAGCGCGAACATCATCGTGTCGGGTGGCCGCGGCTTGGGCAGCGGCGAGAACTACACCAAGGTGCTCGAGCCGTTGGCCGACAAGCTCGGTGCGGCGCTGGGCGCCTCGCGCGCGGCCGTGGATGCGGGCTATGTGCCGAACGACTACCAAGTGGGCCAGACGGGCAAGATCGTTGCACCGCAACTGTATGTGGCGGTGGGCATCTCGGGTGCGATTCAGCACTTGGCCGGGATGAAGGATTCGAAGGTGATCGTGGCGATCAACAAGGATCCCGACGCGCCCATCTTCAGCGTGGCCGACTACGGGCTCGTCGGCGACCTGTTTGTTGCCGTGCCCGAACTGAGTGAGCGTATCAACTGA
- a CDS encoding electron transfer flavoprotein subunit beta/FixA family protein: MKLLVSVKRVVDYNVKVRVKSDGTGVDIANVKMSMNPFDEIAVEEAVRLREAGVATEVVAVSAGVAQCQETLRTALAIGADRAILIESNEDLQSLAVAKLLKALVDKEQPQLVILGKQAIDDDSNQTGQMLAALANLPQATFASKVTVGGGKATVAREVDGGAETLTLTLPAVVTTDLRLNEPRYVTLPNIMKAKKKPLETIKPEDLGVDVAPRLKTLKVAEPPKRSAGVMVPDVQTLVEKLKTEAKVL, encoded by the coding sequence ATGAAATTGTTGGTTTCAGTGAAACGCGTGGTCGACTACAACGTCAAGGTCCGGGTCAAGTCGGACGGCACGGGCGTCGACATTGCGAATGTGAAGATGTCGATGAACCCGTTCGACGAAATCGCCGTGGAAGAGGCGGTGCGTCTGAGGGAAGCGGGTGTGGCTACGGAAGTGGTGGCGGTGTCGGCCGGCGTGGCGCAATGCCAGGAGACGCTGCGCACGGCACTGGCGATCGGTGCCGATCGCGCGATCCTGATCGAGTCGAACGAAGATCTGCAGTCGCTGGCTGTGGCCAAGCTGCTCAAAGCGCTCGTCGATAAGGAGCAACCGCAGCTCGTGATCCTGGGCAAACAGGCGATCGACGACGATTCGAACCAAACGGGCCAGATGCTCGCCGCGCTGGCCAATCTGCCGCAAGCGACGTTTGCCTCGAAGGTGACGGTCGGAGGCGGCAAGGCCACGGTTGCGCGTGAAGTGGACGGCGGCGCGGAAACGCTGACGTTGACGCTGCCTGCCGTGGTGACGACGGATCTGCGCCTGAACGAGCCGCGCTACGTGACGCTGCCCAACATCATGAAGGCGAAGAAGAAGCCGTTGGAAACGATTAAACCCGAGGACCTCGGCGTGGATGTGGCACCGCGTTTGAAGACGCTGAAGGTGGCCGAGCCGCCCAAGCGCAGCGCCGGCGTGATGGTGCCGGACGTGCAGACGCTGGTCGAGAAGCTGAAGACCGAAGCCAAGGTGCTGTGA
- a CDS encoding NADP-dependent oxidoreductase, protein MKQKSWIVHKPARGAYDPSCLKLEERERPSQAGGEVLVRTLLLSLDPSSRNWLRLDRASSHSALGVGRVMVGMAVGEVVQSGAGCFSPGDLVQGLWGWEEFSVARSDALEKIELPPGVPLETHLSIFSHIGRAAAVGLLEVGALSPSDTVVVSGAAGATGSLAAQIAKAFGARVIGIAGGEAKCRRLLDELGLDGAIDYKSEPLDAALRRECPDGIDLYFDNVGGATLDAVLENMAVGCRIVVCGAISQYDLATESEAYGIKNLPFMLIKQARMEGFVVSQFQHRYAEFDEVLLDLFTEGKLKHRAHLVDGLEHAAESLKLFFSGANEGKVMIRVASR, encoded by the coding sequence ATGAAGCAAAAGTCGTGGATTGTCCACAAGCCGGCGCGAGGCGCCTATGACCCTAGCTGTCTGAAGCTTGAGGAGCGAGAGAGGCCGAGTCAGGCGGGCGGAGAGGTTCTCGTGCGCACGCTATTGCTGAGCCTAGACCCGAGTAGTCGCAATTGGCTCAGGCTCGATCGTGCATCTTCCCATTCGGCACTCGGAGTAGGACGCGTGATGGTTGGCATGGCCGTGGGTGAGGTCGTTCAGTCGGGGGCGGGGTGCTTCTCCCCAGGAGACCTCGTGCAGGGACTATGGGGATGGGAAGAATTCTCGGTTGCCCGTTCTGACGCGCTTGAGAAAATCGAGCTGCCACCAGGCGTTCCGTTGGAAACGCACCTTTCAATCTTTTCGCACATCGGGCGTGCGGCCGCGGTGGGTCTTCTCGAAGTGGGCGCGCTCAGTCCGTCGGACACTGTGGTGGTGTCGGGTGCAGCGGGGGCGACGGGATCCCTGGCGGCGCAGATAGCCAAGGCATTTGGCGCCCGCGTGATCGGCATTGCCGGCGGTGAGGCTAAGTGCCGCAGGTTGCTCGACGAGTTGGGACTCGATGGTGCGATTGACTACAAGTCTGAGCCACTCGATGCAGCGCTTCGTCGAGAGTGTCCCGACGGCATCGATCTTTACTTCGACAATGTCGGGGGGGCGACGCTTGACGCTGTCTTAGAAAATATGGCTGTTGGTTGCCGCATTGTGGTCTGTGGCGCAATCTCGCAGTATGACCTGGCTACCGAGAGCGAAGCATACGGAATCAAGAATCTTCCGTTCATGCTCATCAAACAAGCGCGGATGGAAGGATTCGTCGTTTCCCAATTCCAACATCGTTACGCCGAGTTCGACGAAGTGCTCCTCGATTTGTTCACCGAGGGCAAGCTGAAGCATCGTGCGCACTTGGTGGACGGGCTCGAGCACGCGGCTGAGTCTCTAAAGCTGTTTTTCAGCGGTGCTAATGAAGGCAAGGTAATGATCCGCGTGGCGTCCCGATAG
- the sucC gene encoding ADP-forming succinate--CoA ligase subunit beta, producing MKIHEYQGKEILRKFGVAVPRGKPVFSVDDAVKAAEELGGPVWVVKAQIHAGGRGKGGGVKVAKSLEQVREYANQILGMQLVTHQTGPEGQKVNRLLIEEGADIKKELYVGLVIDRVSQKVVVMASSEGGMDIEEVAAKTPEAIHKVAVDPSKGLLDAEADDLAKKIGVPDASIPQARSILQGLYKATWETDASLAEINPLILTGDGKVIALDAKFNFDSNALFRHPEIVAYRDLDEEDPAEVEASKFDLAYISLDGNIGCLVNGAGLAMATMDTINLFGGEPANFLDVGGGATTEKVTEAFKLMLKNPNLTAILVNIFGGIMRCDVIAEGVIAASKAVDLQVPLVVRMKGTNEDLGKKMLADSGLPIISADSMEEAAQKVVAAAAGK from the coding sequence ATGAAGATTCACGAGTACCAGGGTAAGGAAATCCTGCGGAAATTCGGAGTCGCGGTACCGCGCGGCAAGCCGGTCTTCTCGGTGGACGATGCGGTCAAGGCCGCTGAAGAGCTCGGTGGCCCGGTGTGGGTCGTCAAGGCTCAGATCCACGCGGGTGGCCGTGGCAAGGGTGGCGGCGTGAAGGTCGCGAAGTCGCTGGAACAGGTCCGCGAATACGCGAACCAGATCCTCGGCATGCAACTCGTCACGCACCAGACTGGTCCGGAAGGCCAGAAGGTGAATCGCCTGCTGATCGAAGAAGGCGCTGACATCAAGAAGGAACTGTATGTCGGTCTCGTGATCGATCGCGTCTCGCAAAAGGTCGTCGTGATGGCCTCGAGCGAAGGCGGCATGGACATCGAAGAAGTCGCCGCGAAGACGCCGGAAGCGATCCACAAGGTCGCCGTCGATCCGTCGAAGGGTCTGCTGGACGCGGAAGCCGACGATCTGGCGAAGAAGATCGGCGTGCCCGACGCTTCGATCCCGCAAGCCCGCTCGATCCTGCAAGGCCTGTACAAGGCAACGTGGGAAACGGACGCGTCGCTGGCCGAAATCAACCCGCTGATCCTGACGGGCGACGGCAAGGTCATCGCGCTCGACGCCAAGTTCAACTTCGACTCGAACGCACTGTTCCGTCATCCGGAAATCGTCGCTTACCGCGATCTGGACGAAGAAGATCCGGCTGAAGTCGAAGCGTCGAAGTTCGACCTCGCGTACATCTCGCTCGACGGCAACATTGGCTGTCTGGTGAACGGCGCTGGTCTGGCGATGGCGACAATGGACACGATCAACCTGTTCGGCGGCGAGCCGGCGAACTTCCTCGACGTTGGCGGTGGCGCGACGACCGAGAAGGTCACGGAAGCGTTCAAGCTGATGCTGAAGAACCCGAACCTGACGGCGATTCTCGTCAACATCTTCGGCGGCATCATGCGTTGCGACGTGATCGCGGAAGGCGTGATCGCGGCTTCGAAGGCGGTCGATCTGCAAGTGCCGCTCGTCGTGCGCATGAAGGGCACGAACGAAGACCTCGGCAAGAAGATGCTGGCTGACTCCGGCCTGCCGATCATCTCGGCGGACAGCATGGAAGAAGCTGCGCAGAAGGTCGTCGCGGCTGCCGCAGGCAAATAA
- the sucD gene encoding succinate--CoA ligase subunit alpha: MSILINKDTKVITQGITGKTGQFHTRACREYANGREAYVAGVNPKKAGEDFEGIPIYASVKEAKAETGATVSVIYVPPAGAAAAIWEAVEADLDLAICITEGIPVRDMIEVRDRIRRENRKTLLLGPNCPGTITPDELKIGIMPGHIHRKGRIGVVSRSGTLTYEAVGQLTALGLGQSSAVGIGGDPINGLKHIDIMKMFNDDPDTDAVVMIGEIGGPDEANAAYWIKDNMKKPVVGFIAGVTAPPGKRMGHAGALISGGADTAQAKLDIMEECGIKTTKNPSEMGRLLKALL, translated from the coding sequence ATGTCGATTCTGATCAACAAAGACACGAAGGTCATCACGCAGGGCATCACCGGCAAGACCGGCCAGTTCCATACGCGCGCATGCCGCGAATACGCTAACGGCCGTGAAGCCTATGTCGCGGGCGTGAATCCGAAGAAGGCCGGCGAGGATTTCGAAGGCATTCCCATCTACGCAAGCGTAAAGGAAGCGAAGGCCGAAACCGGCGCGACCGTCTCGGTCATTTACGTGCCGCCGGCAGGCGCGGCTGCGGCGATCTGGGAAGCGGTCGAAGCCGACCTCGACCTGGCGATCTGCATCACCGAAGGCATCCCCGTTCGCGACATGATCGAAGTGCGCGATCGCATACGCCGTGAAAACCGCAAGACGCTGCTGCTCGGACCGAACTGCCCGGGCACGATCACGCCGGACGAACTGAAGATCGGCATCATGCCGGGTCACATCCACCGCAAGGGCCGCATCGGCGTCGTGTCGCGCTCGGGCACGCTGACGTATGAAGCAGTCGGCCAGCTGACGGCACTGGGCCTCGGCCAGTCGTCGGCAGTCGGTATCGGCGGCGACCCGATCAACGGCCTGAAGCACATCGACATCATGAAGATGTTCAACGACGATCCGGATACGGACGCCGTGGTCATGATCGGTGAGATCGGCGGTCCGGACGAAGCCAACGCGGCTTACTGGATCAAGGACAACATGAAGAAGCCGGTGGTCGGCTTCATCGCTGGTGTCACCGCGCCTCCGGGCAAGCGCATGGGCCACGCCGGCGCGCTGATCTCGGGCGGTGCCGACACCGCGCAAGCGAAGCTCGACATCATGGAAGAGTGCGGCATCAAGACCACCAAGAACCCGTCTGAAATGGGCCGCCTGCTGAAGGCGCTGCTTTGA